In one window of Bemisia tabaci chromosome 4, PGI_BMITA_v3 DNA:
- the LOC140224462 gene encoding uncharacterized protein: MTDNEFTLEEDERLIEEIARRPEIYDPNHAGYKQLTVKDQRWADIAKKLDKAVDHCKRRWKNLRDNYFKQLKSGPNKIRRRKNTLLQKLTFLDSIGPRKLVVEAPPLKRPRLRAPTDEGLSVDSSNQQETLMDTEEVFQPVIHQVQDFQQTEHQPMSETATTENDPLKDVDIVELLSGVLKRRDQENANLINHILSLQNQRKSEDELELFFKCILLTMRKLPPAVVSELKGKIFALVSEQEIKMLQPTPRPDSSMSINSDVQH; this comes from the exons ATGACGGACAACGAGTTCACCCTGGAGGAGGACGAACGGCTCATCGAAGAAATCGCCAGGCGTCCAGAAATCTACGATCCCAATCACGCTGGCTACAAGCAACTGACGGTGAAGGATCAGCGTTGGGCGGACATTGCTAAGAAACTTGATAAAGCTG TCGATCACTGTAAAAGGAGATGGAAAAATCTCAGAGATAATTATTTCAAGCAATTAAAGTCGGGGCCAAACAAAAtcaggaggagaaaaaataccCTCTTACAAAAACTGACGTTTTTGGATAGCATCGGACCGAGAAA GCTCGTAGTGGAAGCTCCGCCCCTAAAGCGTCCCCGCCTCCGAGCCCCGACTGACGAGGGTCTCTCCGTCGACTCCTCAAACCAACAGGAAACCCTCATGGACACGGAGGAGGTTTTCCAACCGGTGATCCATCAAGTGCAAGACTTCCAACAGACCGAGCACCAACCCATGAGCGAAACTGCCACGACTGAGAACGACCCTCTCAAAGACGTGGACATCGTCGAGTTGCTCTCCGGTGTCCTGAAAAGGAGGGACCAGGAAAACGCCAATTTGATCAATCACATTCTGAGCCTCCAAAACCAACGCAAGAGCGAGGACGAGCTTGAACTTTTCTTCAAGTGCATCCTGTTGACCATGAGGAAGTTACCGCCGGCTGTTGTTTCTGAGCTGAAGGGTAAAATATTTGCCTTGGTTTCCGAGCAAGAAATCAAAATGCTGCAACCCACGCCGAGGCCTGATTCCAGCATGTCGATTAATTCTGACGTCCAACACTAG
- the Arl4 gene encoding ADP-ribosylation factor-like protein 4C, protein MGANMGKSSLLLDALPGAGVGTMHIAMLGLDSAGKTTALYRLKFDQYLNTVPTIGFNCEKVKGTLGRAKGVTFLVWDVGGQEKLRPLWKSYTRCTDGIVFVLDSVDTERMEEAKMELLRTAKSPENSGVPILILANKQDLPNAREPKDIEKLLGLHELCSGSSLYHVQPACAITGDGLHEGLEALYELIIKRRKLVKQCKKKLTR, encoded by the coding sequence ATGGGGGCCAACATGGGAAAGAGCAGCCTGTTGCTGGACGCCCTCCCGGGCGCCGGGGTCGGGACCATGCACATCGCCATGCTCGGCCTGGACAGCGCCGGCAAGACGACCGCCCTCTACCGGCTCAAGTTCGACCAGTACCTCAACACCGTCCCCACCATCGGCTTCAACTGCGAGAAGGTCAAAGGCACCCTCGGCCGCGCCAAGGGCGTCACCTTCCTCGTCTGGGACGTCGGCGGGCAGGAGAAGCTCCGGCCGCTCTGGAAGTCCTACACCCGCTGCACGGACGGCATCGTCTTCGTCCTCGACTCCGTCGACACGGAGCGCATGGAGGAGGCCAAGATGGAGCTCCTCCGGACGGCCAAGTCGCCCGAGAACTCCGGCGTCCCTATCCTCATCCTAGCCAACAAACAGGACCTGCCCAACGCCAGGGAGCCTAAAGACATAGAGAAGCTGTTAGGGTTGCACGAGCTGTGCAGCGGCTCGAGTTTGTACCACGTTCAGCCGGCCTGCGCCATCACCGGCGATGGACTCCACGAGGGCTTGGAGGCGCTCTACGAGCTCATTATCAAGAGGAGGAAACTAGTCAAACAATGCAAGAAGAAGCTCACCAGATAG